The sequence GGCGGTGAAGTATGGGTTAGAGCCGGAGGTCGCCGTGGCCAACACGTTGGTGTCAATGTATGCCAAATGCCAGTGTTTGGATGATGCGTGGAGGCTGTTTGACCTGATGCCACGGGACGATTTGGTAACCTGGAACGGGATGATATCTGGGTGCGTTCAGAACGGGCTTGTCGATGATGCACTGAGATTGTTCTGTGATATGCAGAAAAGTGGTCTTCAGCCTGATTCAGTTACACTGGCGAGCTTGTTACCAGCTTTGACCGATTTGAATGGTTTCAAGCAGGGGAAGGAGATACATGGCTACATTGTCAGGAACTGTGTGCATTTGGATGTCTTCTTGGTGAGTGCTTTGGTGGACATATATTTCAAGTGCAGGGATGTGAGGATGGCACAGAATGTCTTTGATGCTACAAAGGCCATCGATGTGGTTATTGGTGGCACAATGATCTCGGGTTATGTTCTTAATGGGATGAGCGAAGCGGCAATGAAAATGTTTCGATACCTCTTGGAAGTGGGCATCAAACCAAATGCTATCATGGTGGCTAGCACGTTGCCAGCATGTGCTAGCATGGCTGCTATGAAGCTTGGTCAGGAGCTCCATGGGTATGTTCTGAAAAATGCATATGAAGGAAGGTGTTATGTGGAGAGTTCATTAATGGACATGTATGCGAAATGCGGAAGACTTGACCTTAGCCATTATATCTTCTCTAAGATGTctgctaaggatgaggtgacatgGAACTCGATGATTTCAAGCTTTGCACAGAATGGGGAACCTGAAGAAGCTCTTGAGCTGTTTCGTCAAATGAGTATGGAAGGAGTGAAGTACAGTAATGTGACCATATCTTCCATCCTATCAGCATGTGCAGGCTTACCAGCTATATATTATGGAAAGGAGATCCATGGTATCATCATAAAGGGTCCCATAAGAGCCGATGTGTTTGCTGAGAGTGCTCTCATAGATATGTATGGCAAATGTGGGAACTTAGAATTGGCTTTTCGTGTTTTTGAATTCATGCCTGAGAGGAATGAAGTGTCATGGAATAGTATAATCTCTGCCTATGGGGCTCATGGCCTTGTTGAAGATTCGGTGAGTTTATTATGCCGCATGCAAGAGGAAGGATTCAACGCAGACCATGTAACATTCCTTGCTTTGATATCTGCTTGTGCTCACGCTGGGCAGGTTCAAGAAGGACTCCGACTTTTTAAATGCATGACTGAGGAATATCAGATTGCACCTCGGGTGGAACACTTAGCTTGCATGGTTGACTTATATAGCCGGGCTGGGAAGTTGGATAAAGCCATGCAATTTATTGCTGACATGCCTTTCAAGCCGGATGCTGGCATTTGGGGTGCTCTTCTCCACGCTTGCCGTGTGCATCGCAACGTTGAACTTGCAGAGATTGCTTCTCAAGAACTATTCAAGTTGGATCCTCAAAATTCAG comes from Triticum aestivum cultivar Chinese Spring chromosome 5B, IWGSC CS RefSeq v2.1, whole genome shotgun sequence and encodes:
- the LOC123113516 gene encoding pentatricopeptide repeat-containing protein At4g21300 isoform X2; the encoded protein is MRRRVLLRLRPPARRRLCAALSTAASTTAAAPSAYRLLALLRGCVAPPHLPLGLRIHARAVTSGLLAAADGPEGALQTRLIGMYVLARRFRDAVAVFSSLPRAAAASALPWNWLIRGLTMAGHHRFAVLFYVKMWAHSSAPRPDGHTLPYVVKSCAALGALALGRLVHRTARALGLDRDMYVGSALIKMYADAGLLGGAREVFDGMAERDCVLWNVMMDGYVKGGDVASAVGLFGAMRASRCDPNFATLACFLSVCATEADLLSGLQLHTLAVKYGLEPEVAVANTLVSMYAKCQCLDDAWRLFDLMPRDDLVTWNGMISGCVQNGLVDDALRLFCDMQKSGLQPDSVTLASLLPALTDLNGFKQGKEIHGYIVRNCVHLDVFLVSALVDIYFKCRDVRMAQNVFDATKAIDVVIGGTMISGYVLNGMSEAAMKMFRYLLEVGIKPNAIMVASTLPACASMAAMKLGQELHGYVLKNAYEGRCYVESSLMDMYAKCGRLDLSHYIFSKMSAKDEVTWNSMISSFAQNGEPEEALELFRQMSMEGVKYSNVTISSILSACAGLPAIYYGKEIHGIIIKGPIRADVFAESALIDMYGKCGNLELAFRVFEFMPERNEVSWNSIISAYGAHGLVEDSVSLLCRMQEEGFNADHVTFLALISACAHAGQVQEGLRLFKCMTEEYQIAPRVEHLACMVDLYSRAGKLDKAMQFIADMPFKPDAGIWGALLHACRVHRNVELAEIASQELFKLDPQNSGYYVLMSNINAVAGRWDGVSKMRRLMKDKKVQKIPGYSWVDVNNTSHLFVAADKSHPDSEDIYMSLKSLLLELKHEGYVPRPDICYTMQPDNTTQVMAI
- the LOC123113516 gene encoding pentatricopeptide repeat-containing protein At4g21300 isoform X1, coding for MRRRVLLRLRPPARRRLCAALSTAASTTAAAPSAYRLLALLRGCVAPPHLPLGLRIHARAVTSGLLAAADGPEGALQTRLIGMYVLARRFRDAVAVFSSLPRAAAASALPWNWLIRGLTMAGHHRFAVLFYVKMWAHSSAPRPDGHTLPYVVKSCAALGALALGRLVHRTARALGLDRDMYVGSALIKMYADAGLLGGAREVFDGMAERDCVLWNVMMDGYVKGGDVASAVGLFGAMRASRCDPNFATLACFLSVCATEADLLSGLQLHTLAVKYGLEPEVAVANTLVSMYAKCQCLDDAWRLFDLMPRDDLVTWNGMISGCVQNGLVDDALRLFCDMQKSGLQPDSVTLASLLPALTDLNGFKQGKEIHGYIVRNCVHLDVFLVSALVDIYFKCRDVRMAQNVFDATKAIDVVIGGTMISGYVLNGMSEAAMKMFRYLLEVGIKPNAIMVASTLPACASMAAMKLGQELHGYVLKNAYEGRCYVESSLMDMYAKCGRLDLSHYIFSKMSAKDEVTWNSMISSFAQNGEPEEALELFRQMSMEGVKYSNVTISSILSACAGLPAIYYGKEIHGIIIKGPIRADVFAESALIDMYGKCGNLELAFRVFEFMPERNEVSWNSIISAYGAHGLVEDSVSLLCRMQEEGFNADHVTFLALISACAHAGQVQEGLRLFKCMTEEYQIAPRVEHLACMVDLYSRAGKLDKAMQFIADMPFKPDAGIWGALLHACRVHRNVELAEIASQELFKLDPQNSGYYVLMSNINAVAGRWDGVSKMRRLMKDKKVQKIPGYSWVDVNNTSHLFVAADKSHPDSEDIYMSLKSLLLELKHEGYVPRPDICYTMQPDNTTQKWRVDLLVH